AATGTTTACCCTACCACAACATTATTTGTGTACCCTACCACAACATTATTTGAGGAAACGCATTCAAAATAAGGATGGTGTGTCGCCGCTTTtcgacaaatatatatatatatgactggTCGCTTTAATGTCACCACTCATCCACTCTTGCCCCCCACcttcacaattataaatatatggaCAAGATTggacctatatatatatattggatgaGTCATGTGCAAAATGTAAAAACTAAACAATATCtatgtatttcattttaatattgtgtttttggtagaaaaatatatattttttaaaaaatgaaattatataaacatattttaaaataagaattaatacAAGTTTGAAGCTGGCAGTTATTATCTTCCAATTactgaaattacatttataggTATTTTTAAGGAGAGAAGTATATATAAAGGTATTTTTGTACATCTACCTATCCCACACCAAATTAGTTTTCTAAATCCTCACTCTTCAATAATAgtatccatatatatttttagtacaaagtgtttatttttttttttaatatttttcatcttagattcaattaatattttcttaattgaaaaaaatacctacattttgattataattaagtaaaatgtGATTAgtaaattaagtattttaaaactacacaaaaaaattttatgtaaaagtcattatttatttggtaataaaattaagttaattctTTACCATCTAagtttttagataaattaagtaattaattacatattcagttcttaaatatatttttttaaaaaaaatatataattaacaacagctatttaaattttttcttctgaatgggttcaaattttgattaagtACACtgttaaattctttttaaaagtataaataagtcgtttgtgatattatatttcttgtttatctattttattaatttattagtttattttagttttaaatttttgatttattaaataattttctattatttaattgaaaataatttggtgcTGATTTAagaatgagaaattattaatttaaaggagcaaaatatatttaagtgtaaaagaataaaattgttgTAGCCGGttatgataaagaaaaaacaaggcATGAAGATATATAGTTTGTGGGTAGCAATAGCAATTGACATTTGACAGTGAGTACTTATTATGACACGACGAAAACGATCCAAATTGGTGAAGGATGATTAGTCAGTAGTTTGTCTCCACCACTCTCACAATGCCACATACTTGGAGTACGTAGactagcatatatatatataagtccCATGCTGTCTTATAAATAGCAGATATATGTATAGTTTACACAAGTAATTAAATGATAAGCTGCAGCAGTGGGAGCTTGTTATTACTAGCTTCTTCATTATCCCCTTGTTATTTCTCTTACTATTCACCTGAAGCCAAAAATGAAATCTGTTGGAGTAAGTGGGTGTAAAGCCACAGCTGATGAGAGATGGAGGAACATCGACATCATCGTCTCCGACCACCACCGCATTCCTCTTGCAGCACCATGCACTTCCACTGTTGCGTCTTTTCATTTCCATCTACATATACCTGCTtctatttcaatattttattacctACTTTTGTCTgaactcatatatatatcttatctTATGAAAAATGTGTTGCTCCAATTCATTAACATGCAGGAAACAACATTGGGAAGCGATTACAAGCAAAAAGTGGAGGAGGTTAGACAACTCTTGCTGGAATCAAAGGATAAGGATCAGATTAATAATGGGACAGATTCTTTGGTTTGTGTGGACGATATTCACAGACTAGGATTTGATCACTATTTCGAGGAAGAGATTGAAATCATTCTTCGACaacaatattacaattataaccaCAGAGCAAAGAGTAGTACATGTTTACATGATGTTTCACTCTTTTTCCGATTGTTGAGACAGCATGGATACTATGTTTCTGcaggtaattaattaattaatatgcttGGCACTGGCATATTGTATTCCTGGTGTAATATCTACCGGACCCGTCCAAATATTAACACAtcttaatttggaattaattactcaacttatttactataataCTAATGTTTCATGCTATAAGTGTAGATGTGTTCAATAATTTCAAGGGCAATGATGGGAAGTTCTTGGAAGAACTGAAGCAAGATATTAGGGGATTGCATGCATTGTATGAAGCTGCGCAGCTCAGCTTCAAGGGAGAATCTATAATTGATGAAGCCCAAGATTTCAGTAGGCTGCATCTGAGTGGCTATTTATTGAACCAGAATCAAAATATGTGTTGTGATCATCAATTGCAAGAAGCAATTAGATATACACTGACACACCCTCATCACAAAACCATACCAAGATTGAGTAGGGCAAAAAGCTGGTTGCATGGAGATCATTTGCTTAAAGGCTCTAAAGTATGGGAGAAATCATTGAGAGAGTTGGTCAATATGGATTTTCTCATCGCAAAGTCGTTGCACCAACACGAACTTCTTCAAATTTCCAAGTAAGAATTTCTTGATGCAAATTGTTCAAACTTAACTGTTTGGTTTAGGTATTactatttttgcaaaaaaaaaataaaacggTTTAATCCCAttgaaaatagattttttctcccaaaaactaaaaccatgcaaataatatttttctcagttggtaaataaattaaaatcaaaaatgAAAGAGTACTATTTCTATCATAATTGTCTTTCAACTATGTAATATTTAGATGattaactaaattaagtttaatattttaggtGGTGGAAAGACTTGGGCTTAGGTGAGAAATTACCAAAAGCAAGAAACCAAGCAGTGAAGTGGTATACATGGTCGATGGCGTCCATTGATGATCCCAGATTGTCTTTTCAAAGAATAGAGCTCACCAAACCCATTGCTTTTATTTACCTTATTGATGATATCTTTGATCTCTATGGAACAATTGATGAACTCACTCTCTTTACACAAGCCATAAATAGGTACGTAACAGGATGCCAGCACTCTGTTTCTTTCTAAATGAACTCAGTCacatgaaaaattcttattcaaatcatCAGATTTGGCCAAACCAAATCAATTACGTAGTACTTGTCATATGATTGGACATTTTCCTTGAACTGGACGCCAAATTACACAACAAGTGTATCACAATTGCCATGTAATTAGTTAATCTGTTCTGATCATAACCAATTTGAACTAGAATTCGTAATTAATGACcaagtagtatatatattatacatgcAGATGGGACGATACTGCAATTGATATGTTGCCGGAGTACATGAGGATGAGCTATAAAGCCCTTGTCGACACCACCAATGAGATAGCCcacaacattaaaaaaaagcaTGGACATAACCCCATTAATGCCCTCAAAGCCACGGTAAATACTCCATAATACTGTACATTTGTCATTGACtgaaactattattttttgtttttggtactCGATGGTTTGgttaataatacatattttaagcATAACTTGTTTGTGTGTTACAACAGTGGGCAAGCTTGTGTGACGCATTCCTTGTAGAAGCAAGATGGTTTGCGTCAGGTGAGTTGCCAACAGCACAAGAGTACTTGAAAAATGGGAAGGTGAGTACAGGAGCGCATGTGGTGCTAGTCcacttgttctttcttttgggTCTTGGAGGACTAAATGATGAAATCAATTTGAATCACACATCAAAACTGACGTCTTCTATTGCTACTATTCTTCGTCTTTGGGACGATTTGGGGAGTTCCAAGGTATATAAATGTTTCTCACATTGGTAATTTCTTCATTTGTCACTTTGTgttataattgaattaaagtTGGGCTTAGTTAGAGGCTAACTGTCAGTGTTGATGGTAAATGGACAGGATGAGCATCAAGATGGTCAAGATGGTTCTTACATAACATGTTACATGAAAGATGAGCCAAACGTCTCAGCTAAACAAGCACGACAGCATGTGGTCGACATGATATTAAATGAATGGAGAAACCTTAACCAAGAGTGCTGTCGTCTAAATCACTTATCAGCCGCATGTTTCAAAAGATCTTCTCTTAATATTGCAAGAATGATTCCTCTCATGTACACTTACGACCAAAACCAAAGGCTTCCTCTGCTTGAAGAGTATATGAGGagtacaatattttattaattaatgtgttAGCACCTGAGGAAATtctttaataagaaaaaatagtaTTCTACAAAGAACTGTCATGATCCTATTTCAAATTAAGACAAAATATTGTGTTACACACATTTTGAGGGACTGATTAATGCATGGGGTGGCTGATCATAGGGCCATCAATACCATGTTATATATGTTTCAAATCTCACAGTAGGCTGAATATTGCAAAGAGTAATTATGAGATCACCCGAGGAAATATGACACTCTTGCAGCAAGGATCGGAATGACGCTAACATTCCAGTCCAAAGGTATCATTTAACGCTTTAAACACATCAtagtaaaattgaatttttagtgCAATATCTGGTTTCTGGTATTTTGGTTCTGTATTTTCTATCATATTGTTATCTTTAATTCcccacaaaaattgaaatttgattctGATGACTTAGTTGAATGAAGAAGACTTCTATTACTTCTTTGATTTCAATTGGAATAATTTGAGCTGGAAAACatgtttttgtgtttatattatatgttgatTATCATATACATTTGTAGATTCCCTGTGATCATGTCTTCAAAATCCATGGTATTGGTTGAGCCCTATGATTTTGGTTGAACGAATGAGTGAGCTGTTCTGAATTGCAACTTTAAGAACCAGCTGTATTCTTGGGAAACATGCCGTAAGCCAACTTTTCTGCAATCGACTCTTTGAAAGCAGTCCAGTATttttgaatgatattttttccttaCCCAATAGGTATAACTTCCCAtgatgtataaaatttttgatttcatatattgaaatatttttgcatgtaagaaaaaaaaaaaaaaaaaaaagagaaccaacttcattaaatttttctgGTTCTTGGACACAATCGCTCATAGTTTGCCCCGGGTCGGCCCGTTTCcttatttgttctttctttttacaaaACAGAGAAAGGcctttcattgattatatttttgctcGACATACGCACTGcactaataaatattaaaggtTTAGAATTGAATTATATTGGAAAATAGAGGAACTCGTGTTGCATATCTGCCTCCAATGTACTTGTAAAGCAAAGCTCCTGCAAAGTTCGAATTCTAATATTAAAGGCACTCGTGTTGAATAGAATATGACTACTTACTTCGCTCCAAGCAAATTgtgaataaaaaaacaaaaaagcatGCTCTGATGCTACAGTGGCAAGATCTGGATAACTTGGGGAGAGGTTCCAGAGAATTCGACCCACAGTTCTGCAAAATGGCAATACAATCAACAGGGAAGTGACACCTAAGCTTTGTTGAACATGGCGCATGGGGCATTATCTATGATAGAAATTGCAGCTTCGCTTAGCGACAATAAGGCCAGTTAAAAGTCCAACAAGCATTCTACCATTTAGCATTTAACAAAAGCAGCCAATCCATAAATAAATCCCATAAtcttctaatataaaaatcattatGTAAATAACAGAACATGGATTCAAGATGGAACACATAAGACAATTTCAAAACTCATCGAACAACTATATGATCCGGCAATCACCAAGAGCTCAAGCCTTCCTGGGTTTGCTTGTGGCCAATTGTGATTCGGGCTGCAAATAGACAACAAAGTGCAATCCAATCAGAAAATAGAACATTGAAGTTTTTGAATAGTTCATTGCTCGCTGAGGTAATCCTTCATCAACTCAAAAGGGAACACAACCACTTACCTCCTTTTTGACGGGTTCTTCCTTTTCAGATAGAATCAACTCAATGTGGCAGGGTGATGACATGTACGCTGACAAGAACATCTTCGTGTTAGCATAAAAGTTCCAATGATTGAACAAAGATTAAATAGTTTGAACACAAGGGGAACATACGGTTTATTCTTCCATGAGCACGGTATGTTCGGCGCCTTTGCTTCTGGGCCTGGTTTACTTGAATGTGCGAAATGTAGAGAGCATCAACATCCAAACCTTTCACCTGCCAAGGtcataactattaaaaatctaaacaaaaaggaaaaacttttAGATAACCAAATAGAAAGAAGTGAAGGTACCTCAGCATTGCTTTCAGCATTCTTGAGTAAATCCAGGATAAACTTGGCAGATTTCACAGGCCAGCGCCCCTGTCCATTAGAATGTCTGTTCTTTGCCTGAGCAGTTCTCCCAACACCTCCACAGAAGCGAGTGAAAGGTATGGCCTGCTTGTGGGCAAGCACATCCTCCAAATACCTCTTGGCCTTGGCTAGAGGCAGCTTCCTGATGGCATGTGCTGTCTCCCTAGTGTTCTGCAAATACATTGAATTTTAAGGTGAGCAAGCATTTACTCAGCATAAACACCAAAGTTCTCATTTATGCAATGAGATAAAGCCAGCCACAAACTTCTCAAGGTGTTTGCGCATGAATGCAACAAATGCTCAATGCCTGGAAGATCTACCAAGTAccaagtaaaaaaataaagagtatCTTGTTCATTAGGTTATGGCAAAGGCAGTTAGTagatttcaaaattgagaaaattggaGTACTGTTTATGAGAAATTCCAAAAAACCCAAAAGGcacaaagaaataaagaaagcaCTCAACCTGGAGAAAGTATAATCAAGAATCTATAAAGTTTTAGAGTACAACACTCAATTGATAAAATGCAAAAGTATTTAGGACACGTACTCAGGCAGCCCACATGTTGCAGTAAACAATAATTGAAGTTGTAACTTCCAGTCCTTGTACTGTATTCATAACTTCCAGAGACAGTACATAAATCTTAGTAGTAGCAGTGAAAGCAACAATAATATGGCATTGTTAACTGAACCATCAATCATTGAAAAAACTCAAGAGGTTCACCCAAAAACATTGCAGATTTTTATCCCTGAAGTTTACGAGAGACCCGTTCACAATAGGCAACAGATCCCTGCTTTTTTCATCAGGTTATAACCCTCCAAGTCAAGCTCTGACACAGAAAACATCTTTAGATAGGATGTAAATCATGTGAAACGTAACAAACGGACTGAGCAACTTAATTCAAGTTACACTTGTTAAACATTGAACTCTGACATGTCAAATTaacatagaaatatttagcTGAGAACAAAGTTGGTTGTAAacaaattaacaaacaaataaaaaataatccaaCCAAACAAATGGATGCATGTTCGTGCGTAATTATTACAAGCAGAAGAATTGGCGCAAACATTTaatggtgaaaataaaaacttggACGATTAAAGGGCAACTATATCAAGCAGAATATAAGGCGCAACGTACCTTGAAATGAACTCTGAGATCGGATCCCCTGGCCTTGCAGGCTGCAACAAACATAGAACAAAAGATAATCAGCAACTACATTCCTTaaaacaaaatgcaaaatatgtAATGAATCAGTGaacagaaaaagagaaaaatccataaattcaagtgaacaGAAGAAAAAGTATATCAAACGATAAACCTACATTTGGTGGGGTTGTCGGGCTCCCTCGAGTACTTCACCTGCAAAAATCAAGAGAGAACAAAACATTAAAAAGCTGAAATAAATCACAACCTCAAATCAACAACTCAATGCACTCATTAGACTTGTTTGTGTTCGTTCGTCCGAAGGAAGGACGATACCATTGTAGCTGTTGCTGCTGGAGAAAACGCTCCGCCCTGTGGGTTCCTTTTCGGCAGAAGAGCTACGCAGCAAAGCTTTCGCCGggttttataaatatgaaaccCTAATGACCCACTTGGAAACTAATGGGCTGGGCTTAATTGATTGGGTCAAGAAGCTATTATCTACACTTGATGGATAATGGGCCCTAATCATGGACGCAGATTTTAATGTGCTGACTTCAATCCTTTTGTGCCCAAATATTTAGATATACAACTGCCTCATCTAAAAGAACTACTGAAAATGGGCCCAACGCCCATTATTGTATTAATGGGCTCCTGTATTGCCCAATGCTTTCTGGCCAATCAGTTTGGTCTAGATGGGCATCACTCATCCGTTTCACAACTTGGATTTCAGTCTTCATAGTAGAGCAACTTCATGCTCTAACTAAAATGAAACATGTCagcatatataattattaattgttgcaAAATTTAAGTGGATCGATCTGCTCCATGAGAATCAATTATACCCCAAT
The window above is part of the Sesamum indicum cultivar Zhongzhi No. 13 linkage group LG2, S_indicum_v1.0, whole genome shotgun sequence genome. Proteins encoded here:
- the LOC105156700 gene encoding 60S ribosomal protein L17-2 — translated: MVKYSREPDNPTKSCKARGSDLRVHFKNTRETAHAIRKLPLAKAKRYLEDVLAHKQAIPFTRFCGGVGRTAQAKNRHSNGQGRWPVKSAKFILDLLKNAESNAEVKGLDVDALYISHIQVNQAQKQRRRTYRAHGRINPYMSSPCHIELILSEKEEPVKKEPESQLATSKPRKA